In Actinoplanes octamycinicus, the genomic window GTGAGCTTCTGCTCGACGGTGCCGTGGACGTTCTCGCCGTGGCTGCGCCAGGTCACGTGGTCGCCCTTTTTCAGGTCCTTGTCTGCCATGACCAGCAAATACCCCGCCCGGCCGTGATCAACCGGGGGCGTCAGCGGGCCGGCAGGTCGCAGACGAAGATGGCGGTGCCGGGGAAGAGCCGGCCGCGCAGCGGGCTCCACTGGCCCCAGGTCTCCTCGTGACCCTCCGGCCACTCCGGCTCGATCAGGTCGCGCAGCACGAAGCCGGCCGCCACCAGCTCCCGGATCCGGTCGCCCAGCGTGCGGTGCTGCTCCAGGTACGTCACCCGGCCCTGGTCGTCGCGCTCCACGTAGGGCGAGCGGTCGAAGTAGGAGTTGCGGGCGAGCAGGCCGCTCACGTCGGGCTCGTCCCAGAAGATCCACCGCATCGGGTGTGTGACCGAGAACACCCAACTGCCGCCCGGGCGGAGGACCCGGGCCACCTCACGCATCGCGGCCGCCGAGTCGGCGACGAACGGGATGGCGCCGAACGCCGTGCACACGATGTCGAACGACGCCGCCCGGAAGGGGAGCGCCAGGGCGTCCGACTGGACGAGCGGAACGCGTACCCCAGACCTGGCGGCCGCGGCCCGGGCGTGCCGCAACATGCCCGCGGACAGGTCCATCGCGATCGCGTTGGCGCCCTGGTGGCGCAGCCAGCGGGCGCCCGCGGCGGCCCCGGCGCCGAGCTCCAGGACGTCCTTGCCGGCGACCTCGCCGAGCAGCCGGGCGTCCGCCTCGCGCAGCCGCTCCGGGCACCAGACGAAGTCCACGTCGCCGAGGAAGGCGCCGTGCTCGTCCTGATAGTCGTCGGCGTCGAGATCCCACCAGCTCCGATTGGCCTGGCGGGTCTCGTCCTCGGTCACCCGGGCGTTCCCGATCGTGGGGATCTCTGTCACTCGACAACGGTACGACAGGCGTGTCACGTGTCCTGATTCGGCTCAAAACGGGCATGCTGACGGGTTCTGTCCGAACAATGTGCCGCGGTCCTCAGGAGGGCTTGCAACCTGTGGTAATGCGCACGGTAAGCTAGTCGATGCGCTCGCGGAACGTGTGCCTCGGCAGGGAGCAGGTTCCACGGTCGCCGGTCTCGGCATGATCGACTGGTAATGATCTGACTGCTCCTCGGTTGGTCGTCTCGTTCGTTCGTGCCGCTTCCAGCGGCAGTTCCGTCGAGCGCGGGAGACACCACGAATCCATCCGTTCGGAGCAACTGTCCACATGACGAGCAGCATCGAGGCCACCTCGAGCGCCAACAAGGTCACCGTCGACGACCTCGGCTCTGAGGAAGCTTTCCTCGCGGCCATCGACGAGACCATCAAGTACTTCAACGACGGCGACATTGTCGAAGGCACCGTCGTCAAGGTCGATCGGGACGAGGTCCTGCTCGACATCGGCTACAAGACCGAGGGCGTCATCCCCTCGCGCGAGTTGTCGATCAAGCATGACGTGGACCCCGCGGAAGTGGTGTCGGTCGGTGACCACATCGAAGCCCTCGTCCTCACCAAGGAGGACAAGGAAGGTCGCCTGATCCTCTCGAAGAAGCGCGCTCAGTACGAGCGGGCTTGGGGCACCATCGAGAAGATCAAGGAAGACGACGGCGTCGTCCGTGGCTCGGTCATCGAGGTCGTCAAGGGTGGTCTCATCCTGGACATCGGCCTCCGCGGCTTCCTCCCGGCCTCCCTGGTCGAGATGCGCCGCGTCCGCGACCTGCAGCCGTACGTCGGGCGCGAGCTCGAGGCGAAGATCATCGAGCTGGACAAGAACCGCAACAACGTGGTTCTGTCCCGCCGCGCCTGGCTCGAGCAGACGCAGTCCGAGGTTCGCACCGAGTTCCTCAACAAGCTGCAGAAGGGCCAGGTCCGCAAGGGCGTCGTGTCCTCGATCGTCAACTTCGGCGCCTTCGTCGACCTGGGCGGCGTGGACGGCCTGGTGCACGTCTCCGAGCTCTCCTGGAAGCACATCGACCACCCCTCCGAGGTCGTCGAGGTCGGCCAGGAGGTCGAGGTCGAGGTGCTGGACGTCGACCTGGACCGCGAGCGCGTCTCGCTGTCGCTGAAGGCGACCCAGGAGGACCCGTGGCGTCAGTTCGCCCGGACCCACGCGATCAACCAGATCGTCCCGGGTAAGGTCACCAAGCTGGTTCCGTTCGGCGCCTTCGTCCGCGTGGACGACGGCATCGAGGGTCTGGTGCACATCTCCGAGCTGGCCGAGCGGCACGTCGAGCTGCCCGAGCAGGTCGTCCAGGTGGGCTCCGACGTCCTGGTCAAGGTCATCGACATCGACCTGGAGCGTCGCCGGATCTCGCTGTCGCTCAAGCAGGCCAACGAGGGCTTCGTCGAGGGCGAGGAGCACTTCGACCCGACCCTCTACGGCATGGCCGCGACGTACGACGCCGAGGGCAACTACATCTACCCGGAGGGCTTCGACCCGGAGACGGGCGAGTGGCTCGAGGGCTTCGAGAAGCAGCGCGAGACGTGGGAGAAGCAGTACGCCGACGCCCGCGAGCGCTGGGAGGCCCACACCAAGCAGGTGCAGGCGTCCCGCGACGCCGACGCCGAGGCCGCGCTCAACCCGGCTCCGGCCGGCGGCGTGACCACCTCGTCGTCGACCTCGTCGAGCTCGTCCGCCCCGGCGCGGTCGGCCGAGGAGCCCGCGGGCACCCTGGCCACCGACGAGGCTCTCGCCGCCCTGCGCGAGAAGCTGGCCGGCGGCAAGAGCTGACCTGCCCGGTTGCTCCGGTAAGAAACTGAGAAAGACCGTCCCGGCTCCGGCCGGGGCGGTCTTTCCGCATATCCGGCCGATGCCGGTCGCCAAGTTCGTGGCTCGGCCGGGATACTGCTCGCATGCTGAAGGTGGGTCTCACGGGTGGCATCGGCGCCGGCAAGAGTGCGGTCGCCACACGGCTCGCGCTGCTCGGCGCGGTGATCGTCGACGCCGACAAGCTGGCCCGCGAGGTGGTCGAGCCGGGCACCGAGGGGCTCGCCGAGATCGTCGCCACGTTCGGCGCCGGCGTGCTCGGCCCGGACGGCGCGCTGGACCGCCCGGCGCTGGGCGCCGAGGTCTTCGGTGACGAGGCCGCCCGCCGCCGGCTGGAGCAGATCATCCATCCCCGGGTGCGGGCCCGCACCGCCGAGCTGATCCGCGCGGCACCGGCCGACGCGATCGTGGTGAACGACGTTCCGTTGCTGGTCGAGACCGGGCTCGCTCCGACGTACCACCTGGTGATCGTCGTCGCGGCGGACCGTGAGCTGCGGATCGAGCGGCTGACCCGCGATCGTGGCATGTCGGCGGCGGAGGCCGCGGCCCGGATCGGCGCGCAGGCCGACGACGCGACCCGGCGGGCCGCGGCCGACGTGGTGCTGCGCAACGAGGCGGATCTGGCCTCGCTGCACGCCCGGGTGGACGAGCTGTGGCGTGACCGGTTGGTGGACTTCGAGCGGAATGTGCGGCTGGGCCGCGCCGCCCGCAAACCGCCCGAGCTGAGCGTGCTGCCGCCCGATCCGGCCTGGCCGCAGGCGGCCGACCGGCTGATCGCCCGGATCCGGCAGCACGCCGGCCCGGTGGAGGTGCATCACATCGGGTCGACCGCGGTGCCCGGCCTGCCGGCCAAGGACATCATCGATCTCATGCTGTCGGTACGCACGCTGGACCAGGCCGACGCGCTCGCCGACGGTCTCGCCGCGGCCGGGTTCCCGCGCCGGTCGGGCGAGTGGGCGGACAACGCCCGCGGGCTGCCCGGCGAGACGTGGCCGAAGCGGGTGCACGGCTCGGCCGACCCGGGCCGGCCGGTGATCCTGCACGTCCGGGTGGCCGGGTCGCCGGGCTGGCGGTTCGCCCTGCTGATGCGCGATCACTTGCGCGCGGTGCCGGCCGCGCGGGACGCCTACGCGGCGGCCAAGGCCGAGCTGGCGCTGCGGTTCGCCGACCGGGCCGGGTATGCCGAGGCCAAGGAGCCGTGGTTCGACGAGGAGGCGCGGGCCGCGGACGACTGGGCCGAGGCCACCGGGTGGCAGCCGCCGGCGTCCTGAGCACGGCGCCGGTCGTGGAGCGGCGCTCGCGGCGACCGGCCCGCTTCCCGCGCGACCCCCGCGGGTGCGCTCGCCGGGTGCCGGGGCGCATCGACCGCGGTGCGGCACGGCTGGATCGTTGGATGATCCCGACCGCCCACGTCGGCCGCCGCGAGCGGCCTACCCCGCCAGGGTAGGCGGGGCTGGAAAGACCCGACAATGCCGCACGGCGGGGCCGATTGTGCACCATCGGCACGGCTGTCCCGGAACTTGTCATACCCCCGACGTACGGTGGTGGGCATGGCGCTCGACATCCCACGACTCGACGGCCGGTTCGAGGTCGTCAGCGACTACCAGCCGGCCGGTGACCAGCCCGCGGCGATCGACGAGCTGGAGCGGCGGGTCCGCGCCGGCGACCGGCACACCGTGCTGCTCGGCGCCACCGGCACCGGCAAGAGCGCGACCACCGCCTGGCTGATCGAGCGGTTGCAGCGGCCGGCCCTGGTGATGGCGCCGAACAAGACGCTCTGCGCCCAGCTCGCCAAGGAGTTCCGCGAGCTGCTGCCGAACAACGCCGTCGAGTACTTCGTCAGTTACTACGACTACTACCAGCCCGAGGCGTACATCGCCCAGACCGACACCTACATCGAGAAGGACTCGTCGGTCAACGAGGAGGTCGAGCGGCTGCGCCACTCGGCCACCATGTCGCTGCTCACCCGGCGGGACACCATCGTGGTCGCCACGGTCAGCGCGATCTACGGCCTGGGCACCCCGCAGGAGTACATCGAGCGCGCCGTCCAGGTGAAGGTCGGCGGCGAGATCGACCGGGACAAGCTGCTGCGCCGCCTGGTCGACATCCAGTACACGCGGAACGACGTGGCGTTCCAGCGCGGCACGTTCCGGGTCCGCGGCGACACCCTGGAGATCATCCCGGCCTACGAGGAGCTCGCCGTCCGGGTCGAGCTGTTCGGCGACGAGGTGGAGAAGCTCTACTATCTGCACCCGCTCACCGGCGAGGTGGTCCGCGAGGTCGACGAGCTGATCATCTTCCCGGCCACGCACTATGTGGCCGGTCCGGAGCGGATGGAGCGGGCGATCCGCGACATCGAGGCCGAGCTGGCCGAGCGGCTGGCCGAGCTGGAGCGCCAGGGCAAGCTGCTGGAGGCGCAGCGGCTGCGGATGCGGACCACCTACGACATCGAGATGATGCGCCAGGTCGGCTTCTGCAACGGCATCGAGAACTACTCGATGCACATGGACGGCCGGCAGCCCGGCGACCCGGCGTACACGTTGCTCGATTACTTCCCGGACGACTTCATCACGGTGATCGACGAGTCGCACGTCTCGATCCCGCAGATCGGCGGGATGTATGAGGGCGACGCCTCCCGCAAGCGGATCCTGATCGAACACGGTTTCCGGCTGCCGAGCGCCGCCGACAACCGGCCGCTGCGGTTCGACGAGTTCCTGGACCGGGTCGGCCAGATGGTCTTCCTCTCCGCGACCCCGGGCAACTGGGAGATGGAGCAGGCCCAGGGCGAGTTCGTCGAGCAGGTGATCCGGCCGACCGGCCTGGTCGACCCGCAGGTCGTGGTGAAACCGACCAAGGGCCAGATCGACGACCTGATGCACGAGATCCAGCTGCGCACCGAGAAGGACGAGCGGGTCCTGGTCACCACGCTGACCAAGAAGATGGCCGAGGACCTCACCGACTACCTGCTGGAGAACGGCATCCGGGTCCGCTACCTGCACTCCGAGGTGGACACGCTGCGCCGCGTCGAGCTGCTCAAGGAGCTGCGGAAAGGCGACTACGACGTCCTGGTCGGCATCAACCTGCTGCGCGAGGGCCTCGACCTGCCCGAGGTGTCGCTGGTGGCGATCCTGGACGCGGACAAGGAAGGGTTCCTGCGCAGCGGCCGGTCGCTGATCCAGACCATCGGCCGGGCCGCGCGAAACGTGTCCGGCGAGGTCCACATGTACGCCGACAAGATCACTCCGTCGATGCGGGACGCGATCGAGGAGACCGACCGGCGGCGGGCCAAGCAGATCGCCCACAACGAGGCGAACGGGATCCAGCCGCAGGCGCTGCGGAAGAAGATCCACGACATCCTCGACGACATCTACCGCGAGGCCGAGGACACCGACTCGGCGATCGTCGGCGGCGCCGGCCGGCAGATGTCGCGGGGCAAGGCGCCGGTGCCGGAGACCCGGTCCAAGGGCCGGGCGGCGGGGCCGGCCCGCGAGGGGATGGCCCGGGCCGAGCTGGCACAGCTCATCCAGGACCTCAACGACCAGATGCTGGGCGCGGCGCGGGAGCTGCAGTTCGAGCTGGCGGCCCGGATCCGCGACGAGATCTCCGAGCTGAAGAAGGAGTTGCGGGGGATGGACATGGCGGGGGTGAAGTAAGCCGGTCGGCTCGGCCCGCGGGTGGGGATCGCTCTCGCCCGCGGGCCGGTCTGTCTGCCGGCGTCGGGTTGCCTACCGCCGAGGGTCGGTCTGCCCGCTCTTGTCGGTCTGCCGGCGCGGGTGTGCCTGCCCCGCTCGGGTCGGCCTGGCCGCTCGGGTCGGTCTGTCGGCGCGGGTGTGCCTGCCTCGCTCGGGTCTGCCTGCCTCGCTCGGGTCTGCCTGCCTCGCTCGGGTCTGCCTGCCCCGCTCGGGTCGATCTGCCCACTCCGGTCTGCCTGCCCCGCTCGGGTCCGCCTGCCCGCTCGGATCTCAGCGGGGCTCCTCGCCGAAGGGTGTGCCGTGGAAATGGCCGCCGGCCAGGATGGTCCGGCCGTCGCGGTAGTGGGCGAGCACGTCGGCGCGTTGATGGCGGGCCCGGTCCGGGTCGACGTCCGAGCGGAAACGCCAGTGCGGCTCGGTGAACTGGGCGCGGGTGTGCAGCAGGTCCCCGAGGATCAGGACCCGTTCCTCGGTGGCCGGGTCGGTGATCAGCAGGCAGGTGTGCCCGGGGGTGTGTCCCGGCGTCGGCACCGCCCGGACCCCGGCGGGCAGCTCGTCCAGGTGACCGAGCCGCTGGGCGAGCGCGGGCAGCACCCGGTCCGGGTCCGGGCCGACGCCGCCCGGGTGCGCGGACCAGTACTCCCACTCGGTGCGGTCGACCAGGTAGCGGGCACGGGGAAAGGCGCCGGCCCAGCCGACGTGGTCACGGTGCAGGTGGGTGAGGATGACCAGGTCGACGTCCGCGGGCGTGACGCCCTCGGCCGCCAGGTTGTCGAGGAGCGCGCCGCCGGGGCCCAGGCCGAGATCGACGAGGATCACCCCGGCCGATGAGTGGATCAGGAACGAGCCGACGTTGGCGACCGCTTCGCCGGCGTCGTTCAGCAGGTGGGTGTGCGCTGTCCAGTCGGAGTCCGGGAAGAAGTCGCCGGGCTGGCCGCTGATCGTCCTGTCCGGAACGAAAGAGATGGTCGTCTGTCCGAGCCGCATGTCACCACCGTTGTCGGTCCGTGGTGTGAGCGGCAAGAACGCACTTGCAAGTGCGGGCCGGCGGCGGCGGGTGTGCGGGGGAGTGCGGGCGCTGGTGTGCCCGGCACGAGCCGCGCGCGGTGGTGGCGTGTCCGCTGGTCAGTGCCGGGCTGAGGCGAGCGCGCGGTTGTGGGCGTGTGGGCTTGGCGAGAGCGCACTTGCAAGTGCGTGGGGGCGGTCGCGCTAGCGTGGCGGGATGGCGAGGAGACCGCGTCCTGGCACGCTGCTTCCGGTCGGGGCCGGCCGGAACTGCCCGACCACCTGCCCGACCCGGCAGACGCTGGCGCGGCTGGCGGACCGGTGGACGATCGTGCTGGTGGAGGCGCTGGCGGGCGGGCCGCGGCGGTTCGGTCAGCTACGGGCGGTGGCTGACGGGATCAGCGAGAAGATGCTCACCCAGACGCTGCGCAGCCTGGAGCGGGACGGGTTGGTGGCTCGGGATGAGCTGCCCGGTTCGCCGCCCGGGGTCGCCTATCGGCTCACCGATCTCGGGAACTCCCTGATGGAGCCGCTGGCCGCGATCCGCGACTGGGGTCAGCGGCACATGCCCGAGGTGGAAGCGGCCCGCACCGTCTTCGACGGCCGCTGACCGGCCCGGACCCGTCGTCGTCGGCGCTGACCCCCTCCCGGCTGTCATCAGTGGCTGCTGGGCGGTCCGGATCATTCTTCGTCGGGCGCTGGCCGGTCCGGGCTGTCATCAGTGGCTGCTGGGCGGTCCGGATCATCTTCGTCGGGCGCGGGCCGGTCCGGGCTGTGGTCGGCGGGCGCTGGCCGGTCCGGGCTGTCGTCGGCGGACGCTGCCGAGGCGGACTGTCTTCGTCGGGCGCTGGCCGCTCGCCCGGGACCTCGACCTATCTCCGGCTTGGGTCGACCGGGAGGAGATCGGGGCTGGGAGGGCGGCCGGGAGGAAGCCGGATGGCGGGGGCCGGCAGGAGGGCGGGGCCGGCAGGACGTCGAGGAGTTTGGGCAGCCGGGGACTTGGGCGGCCGGGAGGACGTCTAGGGGCTTGGGGCGGCCGGGGAAGAGGGCGGGCTATGGCTCAGCCGGCGAAGAAGTCGTGGTCGGGATCCGGCTGGCCGGCCAAGGAGGGCAGGCCGGTGAAGAACTCGGAGACCGGGGGCTGGGCCAGGGTGGCGGAGATCAGGGCGCGCCACTGGGCGAAGCGTTCGGTGCGGCGGAAATGCTGCTCCTGGGCCTCCATCGAGTCCCATTCGACCAGGAGCAGGAAGCGCGTGGACGACTCGACGCGATGCTTCAGTCCCAGCCCGTGGCAGCCGTCGGCGCCCGCGATCAGCGAGCGCCCGAGTCGGTAGGCGGCGACGAAGTCCGCCTCCCGGCCGGGGAGGACGTCGATAAGCATAACTTCGAGGATCATGCCCGCAAGCGTCCCATACGCACCAGATGGCGACCTTACTAGGCGGCCCGGAATGATCATGACCGCTCCTGAACTGCGCGAAAGCGGTGGTGAGAGATCGGCGCCGGTGAGGATCGGCCCGCAGGTGGCAAGCGGCGACACGGGCGTGGCAGCAGCCGAGGCAGGTGGCGGGCCGGCGAGTGAGCGCGGCGGCGGCCGTGGCAGGTGGCGGGCGGCGAGTGAGCGCGGCAGCGGCCGTGGCAGGCGGGCCGGCGGGCCGGCGGATAAGGGTGGCGGCGGATAAGGGTGGCGGCGGCAGCGGCCGTGGCGGGGGCCGAGGCGAGCGGCGGGCCCGCGGTGAGCGCGGCGGCGACGGGGAAGTGGCGGACGGCAGGGCCGCGACGGCCGTGAACAACGGCTGAAACGGGTGAAAGGGCCGGTCGGTCGTTGCAACTCAGGAGTGGATCCGCGGCGTGGAGATCGTTGACCGGGTGGCGGAGAGGTCTCGGCCAGGCGGTGCCGGAGAGGGAGAAGTGCCTGGTGGGAGCGTTGTGACCGGGACGCGGCCGGGCTCCGGCGAGGCTGCGGCCGGGCAGCGCGCGGGTTACGTACGGGAAATTGCCTTGCTGGGTGGTTTGGACAGCGAGTCCAGCCACTCTTCGGCTCCCGGTGTGTCGATCGGGGTGGGGATGCGCAACAATGGTTGTGTGGGAGGGGAGTATTCCCCCGCCCCGGTCTCGTCAACACGGAACGTTCGCCTGGGTGACCAGCGGGCGACCCGGGGCCGGGGGTCGCGACGAAGCTTCGCGGCGGAAGAGACCTCCGACAGTCGCACGTCGCTGGGCCCTTCGTGATTGTTCCGGAAAAGGATTTCTCGACGAGGGCACAGCGGCGACTCGTGTCTGCCGGAGGTTCGCATTGAACGTTTCAGCCTGGGTGTGGATCGCCACGTTGGTGGCGTTGGTGGCCGTGCTCGCCGTGGATCTGTTGATCATCGGGCGCCGGCCGCACGAGCCCACGATGAAAGAGGCCAGCGGCTGGGTGGCCTTCTATGTCGCGCTCGCGCTGCTCTTCGGCGCCGGGGTGTGGGTGGTCGCCGGTGGCCGGGCGGCCGGTGAGTTCTACACCGGCTGGCTCACCGAGTACTCGCTGAGCGTCGACAACCTGTTCGTCTTCGTGATCATCATGGGCCGGTTCGCGGTGCCCCGCCGATTCCAGCAGAAGGTGTTGCTGATCGGCATCGTGCTCGCGCTGGTCATGCGGGGCGCGTTCATCGCCGCCGGCGCGGCGCTGATCTCGCAGTTCTCCTGGGTGTTCTACATCTTCGGCGCGTTCCTGGTCTACACGGCCGTGACGCTGGTGAAGGGCGGCGAGAACGACGAGGAGGACTTCAAGGAGAACGTGCTGATCCGCTGGGCGAAACGAGCGCTGCCGCTCTCCTCGTCGTTCGGCGACGGGCAGTTCCGGGTGGTCACCTCGGCCGGCAAGCGCCTCTTCACCCCGATGCTGATCGTGATGATCGCGATCGGCACCACCGACCTGATCTTCGCGCTCGACTCGATCCCGGCGATCTTCGGGATCACCAAGGAGCCCTACCTGGTCTTCACCGCGAACGTTTTCGCGCTGATGGGCCTGCGTCAGCTCTTCTTCCTGCTCGGCGGCCTGCTGGAGCGCCTGGTCTACCTGAACGTCGGCCTCGCCGTGGTGCTCGCCTTCATCGGCGTCAAACTCTTCCTCGAGGCCCTGCACACCAACAGCCTGCCGTTCATCAACGGCGGCCACGGCCTGCACTGGGCCCCGGAGATCCCGATCTGGCTCTCCCTGCTGGTGATCCTCGGCACGCTCGCCGTCGCCACCGCCGCCAGCCTGGCCAAATCGGCCCGGGACCGGAAAAGGGAGCTAGTCACCACCGGTCACTGAGCTTTTCGGTACGAGGTGAGCACCGAGCCCGGGCAACCGTTGTTGCCCGGGCTCTTCGCTGTCACCGGTCCCGCCGAGCGGTGGAGCGGCCCCGAGCGGGTGGACAGCGAAACGCCCCCGCCGGCAGGGCGGGGGCGTCTCGGGAAGCGGGGTGGCCGGGTGCGCCGGCCCCGGGTCACTGCTGGTGCTTGCGGCGGGCGGCGGCGCGGCCGCGGGCGGTCTGGTCGAGGACGACCTTGCGGATGCGGATCGCGGACGGGGTGACCTCGACGCACTCGTCCTCGCGGCAGAACTCCAGGGACTGCTCCAGGGAGAGCTTGCGCGGCGGGATCACCTTCTCGGTGTTGTCCGCGCTCGCGGCGCGCATGTTGGTGAGCTTCTTCTCCTTGGTGATGTTGACGTCCATGTCGTCCTCACGGGAGTTCTCACCCACGATCATGCCCTCGTAGACCTCGGTGGTCGGCTCGACGAAGAGCTGGCCGCGCTCCTGGATGTTGATCATCGCGAACGGGGTGACCGCGCCGGACCGGTCGGCCACCAGGGACCCGTTCTGCCGGGTGCGGAGGTCGCCGAACCACGGCTCGTGCGCCTCGTAGAGGTGGTGCATGATGCCGGTGCCGCGGGTCTCGGTGAGGAACTCGGTGCGGAAGCCGATCAGGCCGCGCGCCGGGACCAGCCACTCCATCCGGAGCCAGCCGGTGCCGTGGTTGGTCAGCTGCTCCATCCGGCCCTTGCGGGTGGCCAGCAGCGAGGTGATGGCGCCCATGTACTCGTCCGGGGCGTCGATGGTCAGGCGCTCGACCGGCTCGTGCACCTTGCCGTCGATCACCTTGGTGACCACCTGCGGCTTGCCGACGGTCAGCTCGTAGTTCTCCCGGCGCATCTGCTCGACCAGGATCGCCAGGGCCAGCTCGCCACGGCCCTGCACCTCCCAGGCGTCCGGGCGCTCGGTCGGCAGGACGCGGAGCGAGACGTTGCCGATCAGCTCCTTGTCCAGCCGGTCCTTGACCATGCGCGCGGTGACCTTGGCGCCCTTGACCTTGCCGACCAGCGGCGAGGTGTTGGTGCCGATGACCATCGAGATGGCCGGCTCGTCAACCGTGATCAGCGGCAGCGGGATCGGGTTCTCCGCGTCGGCCAGCGTCTCGCCGATCATGATCTCCGGGATGCCGGCGACGGCCATGATGTCGCCCGGGCCGGCGCTCTCGGCGGGCTTGCGCTCCAGGCCCTCGGTGATGAGCAGCTCGGAGATCCGCACGTTGCTGATCGTGCCGTCGGTCTTGCACCAGGCCACGGTCTGGCCCTTGCGGATGGTGCCCTCGTGCACCCGGCACAGCGCGAGCCGGCCGAGGAACGGGGAGGCGTCCAGGTTGACCACGTGCGCCTGCAGCGGCGCGCCCTCGGTGTAGGTCGGGGCCGGGATGGTGTTCAGAATCGTCGAGAACAGCGGCTCCAGGTCGGCGCTGTCCTCCGGGACGGCGCCGTCGGCCGGCTGGTTCAGCGAGGCGATGCCGTCCCGCGCGCAGGCGTAGATGATCGGGAACTCGATCTGGTCCTCGTCGGCGTCCAGGTCGAAGAAGAGCGCGTACGTGTCGTCCACGACCTCCTTGATCCGGGCGTCCGGCCGGTCCACCTTGTTGATCACCAGGATGATCGGCAGCTTGGCCTGCAGCGCCTTGCGGAGCACGAAGCGGGTCTGCGGCAGCGGACCCTCGGACGCGTCGACCAGCAGCACCACGCCGTCGACCATGGTCAGGC contains:
- a CDS encoding class I SAM-dependent methyltransferase → MTEIPTIGNARVTEDETRQANRSWWDLDADDYQDEHGAFLGDVDFVWCPERLREADARLLGEVAGKDVLELGAGAAAGARWLRHQGANAIAMDLSAGMLRHARAAAARSGVRVPLVQSDALALPFRAASFDIVCTAFGAIPFVADSAAAMREVARVLRPGGSWVFSVTHPMRWIFWDEPDVSGLLARNSYFDRSPYVERDDQGRVTYLEQHRTLGDRIRELVAAGFVLRDLIEPEWPEGHEETWGQWSPLRGRLFPGTAIFVCDLPAR
- the rpsA gene encoding 30S ribosomal protein S1; this encodes MTSSIEATSSANKVTVDDLGSEEAFLAAIDETIKYFNDGDIVEGTVVKVDRDEVLLDIGYKTEGVIPSRELSIKHDVDPAEVVSVGDHIEALVLTKEDKEGRLILSKKRAQYERAWGTIEKIKEDDGVVRGSVIEVVKGGLILDIGLRGFLPASLVEMRRVRDLQPYVGRELEAKIIELDKNRNNVVLSRRAWLEQTQSEVRTEFLNKLQKGQVRKGVVSSIVNFGAFVDLGGVDGLVHVSELSWKHIDHPSEVVEVGQEVEVEVLDVDLDRERVSLSLKATQEDPWRQFARTHAINQIVPGKVTKLVPFGAFVRVDDGIEGLVHISELAERHVELPEQVVQVGSDVLVKVIDIDLERRRISLSLKQANEGFVEGEEHFDPTLYGMAATYDAEGNYIYPEGFDPETGEWLEGFEKQRETWEKQYADARERWEAHTKQVQASRDADAEAALNPAPAGGVTTSSSTSSSSSAPARSAEEPAGTLATDEALAALREKLAGGKS
- the coaE gene encoding dephospho-CoA kinase — its product is MLKVGLTGGIGAGKSAVATRLALLGAVIVDADKLAREVVEPGTEGLAEIVATFGAGVLGPDGALDRPALGAEVFGDEAARRRLEQIIHPRVRARTAELIRAAPADAIVVNDVPLLVETGLAPTYHLVIVVAADRELRIERLTRDRGMSAAEAAARIGAQADDATRRAAADVVLRNEADLASLHARVDELWRDRLVDFERNVRLGRAARKPPELSVLPPDPAWPQAADRLIARIRQHAGPVEVHHIGSTAVPGLPAKDIIDLMLSVRTLDQADALADGLAAAGFPRRSGEWADNARGLPGETWPKRVHGSADPGRPVILHVRVAGSPGWRFALLMRDHLRAVPAARDAYAAAKAELALRFADRAGYAEAKEPWFDEEARAADDWAEATGWQPPAS
- the uvrB gene encoding excinuclease ABC subunit UvrB, with protein sequence MALDIPRLDGRFEVVSDYQPAGDQPAAIDELERRVRAGDRHTVLLGATGTGKSATTAWLIERLQRPALVMAPNKTLCAQLAKEFRELLPNNAVEYFVSYYDYYQPEAYIAQTDTYIEKDSSVNEEVERLRHSATMSLLTRRDTIVVATVSAIYGLGTPQEYIERAVQVKVGGEIDRDKLLRRLVDIQYTRNDVAFQRGTFRVRGDTLEIIPAYEELAVRVELFGDEVEKLYYLHPLTGEVVREVDELIIFPATHYVAGPERMERAIRDIEAELAERLAELERQGKLLEAQRLRMRTTYDIEMMRQVGFCNGIENYSMHMDGRQPGDPAYTLLDYFPDDFITVIDESHVSIPQIGGMYEGDASRKRILIEHGFRLPSAADNRPLRFDEFLDRVGQMVFLSATPGNWEMEQAQGEFVEQVIRPTGLVDPQVVVKPTKGQIDDLMHEIQLRTEKDERVLVTTLTKKMAEDLTDYLLENGIRVRYLHSEVDTLRRVELLKELRKGDYDVLVGINLLREGLDLPEVSLVAILDADKEGFLRSGRSLIQTIGRAARNVSGEVHMYADKITPSMRDAIEETDRRRAKQIAHNEANGIQPQALRKKIHDILDDIYREAEDTDSAIVGGAGRQMSRGKAPVPETRSKGRAAGPAREGMARAELAQLIQDLNDQMLGAARELQFELAARIRDEISELKKELRGMDMAGVK
- a CDS encoding MBL fold metallo-hydrolase codes for the protein MRLGQTTISFVPDRTISGQPGDFFPDSDWTAHTHLLNDAGEAVANVGSFLIHSSAGVILVDLGLGPGGALLDNLAAEGVTPADVDLVILTHLHRDHVGWAGAFPRARYLVDRTEWEYWSAHPGGVGPDPDRVLPALAQRLGHLDELPAGVRAVPTPGHTPGHTCLLITDPATEERVLILGDLLHTRAQFTEPHWRFRSDVDPDRARHQRADVLAHYRDGRTILAGGHFHGTPFGEEPR
- a CDS encoding winged helix-turn-helix transcriptional regulator, whose product is MARRPRPGTLLPVGAGRNCPTTCPTRQTLARLADRWTIVLVEALAGGPRRFGQLRAVADGISEKMLTQTLRSLERDGLVARDELPGSPPGVAYRLTDLGNSLMEPLAAIRDWGQRHMPEVEAARTVFDGR
- a CDS encoding antibiotic biosynthesis monooxygenase family protein, whose translation is MILEVMLIDVLPGREADFVAAYRLGRSLIAGADGCHGLGLKHRVESSTRFLLLVEWDSMEAQEQHFRRTERFAQWRALISATLAQPPVSEFFTGLPSLAGQPDPDHDFFAG
- a CDS encoding TerC family protein yields the protein MNVSAWVWIATLVALVAVLAVDLLIIGRRPHEPTMKEASGWVAFYVALALLFGAGVWVVAGGRAAGEFYTGWLTEYSLSVDNLFVFVIIMGRFAVPRRFQQKVLLIGIVLALVMRGAFIAAGAALISQFSWVFYIFGAFLVYTAVTLVKGGENDEEDFKENVLIRWAKRALPLSSSFGDGQFRVVTSAGKRLFTPMLIVMIAIGTTDLIFALDSIPAIFGITKEPYLVFTANVFALMGLRQLFFLLGGLLERLVYLNVGLAVVLAFIGVKLFLEALHTNSLPFINGGHGLHWAPEIPIWLSLLVILGTLAVATAASLAKSARDRKRELVTTGH